The following are encoded in a window of Rubellicoccus peritrichatus genomic DNA:
- a CDS encoding DUF7594 domain-containing protein — MAAPPPGDWLLTFEDEFEGESLDGSKWKLASHWSGINGQGGIDPDRISVVDGVLSITASTDATTWSSVAYAYSTGEISSFRRFKQRYGYFEARMRWPSIRGLWPAFWTMPDRGNYGNPFRHNRGFVKFDLSSESLATINSATLRLSIANLDPATLGTGDVRNVLVFRMADDSWSETSVTWNTQPSWDPLFLDQFHGVVGQLGDTIEVDVTDYIESEAGGDGVVSFALADTLMTTFTVAFHSRESESIALRPQLIINGTAYEATEDSYVNLGRADQNYGSEAVLNVGDFWGNTAMTTNGGMEIDIVEALGVWGSQRASHALHWEGYNNGNSVKQTGWGVSVNDTSKFHTYGVYWEPGLLEFYTDGILTGVFRDSRVKDIAAYMLLSLQIGGWAGNDQISPAIDGAALEVDWVRVWAGTRDARERDFTMQKDDGSVLFGNDYASYGSQGIEGHVLPSADGFSVDIKGNSWIRFPIIQQIGPKTVLEFELDATDLGEIFAIGLDQNNQESDDLRTFQLGGTQAWGNSIQAFNSYVKGSGPKTYSIPIGDYYTGTMTTLAIVADDDGDASIDATFHNVRIREAGVTSASHAVSIGALGSGVAGTDWRGGTGFLMYSAEDVYQRFDAYSGNANNVIAVYFSNGQWYADRNYGQVAFAPTVTDVLLARIDFSNDTTTSLQGQRDSFEGIHYGYASGDLAYAANVWNGGGENPTGEFSVSGTGFSPHVEVPLPLPSGEYGLTPLNEGIAGTASRTNTGYLMYSGENAHARFNVPTGNAQHLVAVYCTEGQWYYDSGSNGVAFSPRPTDILLAAVHFRDDTIITFTDEIGKEHGMQKGYIDASLSFTANQWDGQFQEGSFTVTGETFRRRHPLPLELYNAWRIARDWQGTASLDRILWKDADKDGKSNFVEFALGSNPLQVSQEAALSWSAKPTSVDSLMYKLQYPKAVDELDYRLQYSEDLIVWLESGFSPEVVEGQIAERQLVMSDDGTPVFFRLMFPGIPDEPRL, encoded by the coding sequence ATGGCAGCGCCGCCGCCGGGTGACTGGCTGCTGACATTTGAAGATGAGTTTGAGGGAGAAAGCCTGGACGGTAGTAAATGGAAGTTAGCAAGTCACTGGAGTGGTATCAATGGACAGGGGGGAATTGATCCGGATCGCATCAGTGTGGTCGATGGCGTGCTTAGTATTACTGCATCGACCGATGCAACTACTTGGTCGAGTGTTGCCTATGCATACAGCACAGGGGAAATCTCCAGCTTTCGTCGCTTTAAACAGCGTTACGGATATTTTGAGGCCCGTATGCGCTGGCCATCTATCCGTGGCCTCTGGCCAGCCTTCTGGACGATGCCGGATCGTGGGAATTACGGTAACCCATTCAGGCACAATCGCGGCTTTGTGAAGTTCGATCTTTCAAGCGAAAGCTTGGCCACTATTAACAGCGCGACTCTTCGCTTGAGCATTGCAAACTTGGACCCCGCGACCCTCGGTACCGGTGATGTCCGTAATGTCTTGGTGTTTCGCATGGCTGATGACAGCTGGAGTGAGACTTCGGTTACATGGAATACACAGCCAAGCTGGGACCCGCTTTTTCTGGATCAATTCCACGGTGTCGTGGGCCAACTAGGCGATACTATCGAAGTCGACGTTACTGATTATATCGAGTCAGAAGCGGGTGGTGATGGAGTCGTTTCGTTTGCCTTAGCGGATACCCTGATGACAACATTTACGGTGGCTTTTCACAGCCGTGAATCTGAAAGTATAGCATTACGCCCTCAACTAATTATCAACGGCACTGCTTATGAGGCAACTGAAGACAGTTATGTCAACTTGGGACGTGCTGATCAAAACTATGGTAGCGAAGCTGTTCTCAATGTTGGTGACTTTTGGGGTAATACGGCGATGACGACCAACGGAGGCATGGAGATTGATATCGTCGAAGCACTCGGTGTCTGGGGGAGCCAGCGGGCTTCTCACGCTTTGCATTGGGAGGGTTACAACAATGGTAACAGTGTGAAACAAACAGGTTGGGGCGTGTCGGTTAATGATACTTCTAAATTTCACACTTATGGAGTCTATTGGGAACCTGGCTTACTTGAGTTTTATACTGATGGCATACTCACCGGAGTTTTTCGAGATTCGCGTGTCAAAGACATCGCCGCCTATATGTTGTTATCTTTGCAAATTGGAGGCTGGGCAGGGAATGATCAGATAAGCCCAGCCATAGATGGTGCTGCCCTCGAGGTAGACTGGGTGCGAGTTTGGGCTGGTACACGAGATGCCAGAGAGCGCGACTTTACCATGCAAAAAGACGACGGCTCAGTGCTCTTTGGTAACGACTATGCATCTTACGGGTCACAAGGAATAGAAGGACATGTATTACCTTCTGCCGATGGATTCTCTGTCGATATAAAGGGCAATAGTTGGATTCGATTTCCAATCATTCAACAAATTGGTCCAAAAACTGTTTTGGAGTTTGAGCTCGACGCCACTGATCTTGGTGAGATTTTTGCCATTGGTTTAGATCAGAACAATCAGGAGTCAGACGACCTGCGTACGTTTCAATTAGGCGGAACGCAAGCCTGGGGAAATTCAATTCAGGCTTTCAATAGCTACGTTAAGGGCTCTGGCCCTAAGACTTACTCGATACCAATTGGAGATTACTACACCGGCACGATGACGACGCTGGCGATCGTCGCCGATGATGATGGTGACGCCTCCATCGATGCTACATTTCACAACGTGCGCATCCGAGAGGCAGGAGTGACTTCGGCCTCTCACGCAGTCTCGATAGGCGCACTGGGAAGCGGGGTAGCGGGCACGGATTGGCGCGGGGGCACAGGCTTTTTAATGTATAGTGCCGAAGATGTCTATCAGCGCTTTGACGCCTATTCTGGAAACGCGAATAATGTCATCGCAGTTTACTTTTCCAATGGCCAATGGTATGCAGATCGCAACTACGGCCAAGTCGCCTTTGCGCCCACAGTCACTGATGTGCTCTTGGCAAGGATTGATTTCAGCAATGACACCACGACCTCACTGCAAGGACAGCGTGACAGCTTTGAAGGGATACACTACGGATATGCTTCGGGTGATTTGGCCTATGCAGCTAATGTATGGAATGGTGGCGGGGAAAACCCAACTGGGGAGTTTTCGGTTTCGGGCACTGGTTTTTCTCCGCACGTCGAGGTGCCACTGCCGCTGCCATCTGGGGAGTATGGCTTGACGCCACTCAACGAGGGTATTGCAGGCACGGCAAGTCGCACTAATACAGGCTATCTGATGTATAGTGGCGAGAATGCACATGCACGCTTCAATGTGCCTACTGGTAACGCTCAGCACCTTGTTGCGGTCTATTGTACGGAGGGTCAATGGTATTACGATAGCGGCTCTAACGGTGTTGCGTTCAGTCCTAGGCCAACCGATATCCTTTTAGCAGCAGTTCATTTTCGTGATGACACAATCATCACCTTCACGGATGAAATTGGTAAAGAACATGGAATGCAAAAAGGCTATATCGATGCAAGCCTCAGCTTCACGGCAAATCAGTGGGATGGACAATTTCAAGAAGGTTCATTCACTGTGACCGGAGAAACCTTTCGTCGTCGTCATCCCTTACCATTAGAGCTCTACAATGCCTGGCGGATTGCGCGTGATTGGCAAGGCACTGCCTCGCTTGATCGAATCCTTTGGAAAGATGCCGATAAAGATGGGAAAAGCAACTTCGTCGAATTCGCGCTAGGTTCGAATCCGTTACAGGTGAGTCAGGAGGCGGCACTAAGTTGGTCTGCCAAGCCTACTTCTGTTGATAGTCTCATGTATAAGCTTCAGTATCCGAAGGCTGTTGATGAGCTTGATTATCGCTTACAATACTCTGAGGATCTAATTGTATGGCTTGAGTCTGGCTTTAGCCCAGAGGTGGTT